The Cololabis saira isolate AMF1-May2022 chromosome 5, fColSai1.1, whole genome shotgun sequence genome segment GGCAAATGTGTGGAGACGAGTGACTTTTCTGCTGACTTTGATTCTGAGCCGTACCCTGAGAGCGCTGCACACCACACGGGGCACGATGGAGACGGGGGGTACGAGAGAGAGCAGCGCAACGGCGGTCAAGACACCAGAAATGCTTTTCAAGTAAGTGACTCGTCTCAGCGTTGCTAATATCGGAGAGTCCTGGTGTTCATTTCAGGACAACTGTAATCTAGATGTGGCTCTCTAACCCGTGCTAGATGTTAATTTCAAAACACTGATATATATTTTCTGACCCGTGATCCCAATTAAttcatctttccatccatcgttcctgtagtttcttgtgccggccccccttttttctcttttttgtgcatgtttgcaggccggagcctcgggagctgcgttctggcctgcgttcccggtcccccccccccccatccccggtcatcccattgctgcttccacctgcctacgtggatgtctgctgtgtgctgctgacgccccccccccccttctgatcatcctgttgctgcttccgccttaTGTTTATgcttatgttcatgttctggatctttgaaaagcgtctagagacaacatctgttgtattagacgctatataaataaagttgaattgaattgaatttcatATCATATTCCTACATgtgtttccttcttcttttaatgatttgaaatgaaactatttttctttggcaggttgttttattgtgtgcaCTTTTTAATAGTGGAACCCAGTAAGGTTTTCACCTGTAACATACTGGGTTTTTTCCTTCAGAACCTGCACTCTGGACCACAGGACCGGGGTGTAAATCCTTACCAGGCCCACTACCACCCTCATCATCCCGCCCCTCTGCCCCAGGCGTTCAGCTCGCAGGCAGGTCAACAGACGGACCCGTTTGAGCATCTGCAGAGAGAATTCTTAGATTCTGCTCAACGTGAGTCTCCAGTTTTCTTGTTGATTAAAGGCCTTTAATATCTTGAGTGTTGCTCAGGTGACGCGCTCTTCCCTGTCTCAAAATAACATTCTTGGGACTTTTGGTCATCTGCGTCGAAGGGACATTTAAACCGGGACAGACAAATCACATCATCATGATTAAAGGAGCAACGTCTGTGTAGTGGGGTTTTAGAGGATCATCCCCAACTTTACTCCCTGGACTTTTCCTGCCGTTTAGGATTTAACATCATGAGATCGCACCAGTTTACCGCCGAGTAACAGGAGTCATTAAGCTTGCATGTGTAAACGTGGGTCCTACCACCAATTGCTTGAAGTGACTTCGTGAACTTTGaataagagataaaaaaaataaatttgatggtttaaaaatgaataagtaaaatatttgtatgtgtttcagaaactgctgacaAGGAACGACTTGCGCAGCTGCAGATTTTGAACAAAGCTCAACAGAGACAAATTGAAGACTTGGAGCGAAAGCTGGAGGACTCTCGACGCAACATGAGATACCTGGAGCATCAGTTCGCCATCGTCAAAGGTGTGTTTTACACACTTTCCCCTTCAGAATGAAGGCTGGCCTTTTTATCCATTACAATTGGTGTTTCATTAAGTGGTGTCCATTTATTggagaaaaaaaccctgaaaatacaaaaaaaaatgatttttaaaaCACAAGGAATGTATTAACTTGATGAAATATTTGTATTAACTTGATGAAATATTTGCCCCCTTGTGGCTGCTCAACAACCTGCACACACTCGGCAGTACTGGCTGTTTCCtcgtgtttgtttttcttggtGAATGTGCTGTTCATGGAAACATGTCATTGGTTCGTTAAATAGATGAGAAGGACGGCCTTGCGCTAAGTCTAAAGGAATCAAGTCAGCTGATTGAAGAAGCCAAGGAAAGAGAGGTTCAAATGCAAAACAAGCTGAAGGCGATGGAGCAGCAAGTGCAGACCCTCTGTCAAAGAGACCAGGAGGTAAATGATTTACTGCATGTCGGCTCCAAATGATTTAAAGATAAATGTATTCGATTGTTTGTAACTAATGAACAAGCTTGTAAAATCTGAATGTATTCCTGAGAAGCCACTAATCACTTCTATAATTTACTGTTTATCTACTACATGTAAAAGCCGTTAGTTAAAACACATGGAGTCGTCCATCCAAAGACTTTCTTATTCTCTTGTTTTAGGCCTAAACCTCTTGCAGGGATTCTTAGTTTTACTTTGCTTGCAGAACATGAAGAAACAGAGAGTGGCAGACGCTGCGGTGGACGCCATGAAGCAGCAGATGCTGGAGCTTCGCCGCTCCGACATCCTGTCCAGAGCGCGGGAGCAGCACGACAGGGATCTCGCCGTCATCAAGGAGCAGCACGACGCTGCACTCTTGGGCCTGCAGCAGAAGCTGGACGCCACCTCTCAGTCGTTAAGCGAACAGGTTTGTGGTTTTACTGAAATGGAAAATCGTCCGTCAGTGTGCCGTCCACGGCGTATGATTTGATAAATGTTCGTCGTAATCTGATTCTTGTGGTTTGGTTCTGTTCAAGATTGGTGTTGGTGAGAAATTACGGGAACACGTGAAGCTGTTGGAGCACCAGAGGGAGGAGGAGCAACTGGAGAGAGCCCGAATCGTCAACGCACTGAGCCAGCGCCTGGAGGAGACTCAACAGCAGTGTGCCAAGATGCTGCACACGAGTGAGTGACATGCCTCCGGTTGCACTGAAGCCCATATGTACAAATCAGATGCCTCATGACAGATATTTACACACATATTTTACTTTACCTGCTTCCAGTTAACTTTATCGCTGCTGTCGTCCGTGTTCTTTAGATTCAGCTCAAGCGATGGCTGAAATGGAAATCAAACTACAACAGACTCAGTCTGCCAGGGCGCTGGGCGAAAGCATGAACTCAGTCCTGCAGGTTTGCTTTCCGGttgttttgggggtttttctGCCAGAGAACACAAAACATTGCCAGTTGTAGCTGAAGGAAAGTCTGCTGAAACCTGAAACGTCTTCATTTTACCTTCCCTAGGAGGACATGGCTGATCTGAAGGAGCAGATCACTTTGTATGAATCTGCTGTGAAAAATGGCGTTATTGCGTTGGACCACAGCAGTGACTGGGAGAACCATCTGTCTGACTCCTGCGTGGATCTGGGTTTGAAGACGCACAGGAAGAACGGCAGGCTTCAGAGGTTTGCTCCTGTCGTGTTAACCCTCCCACATCCTTCTGCCCCCTTCTACTCGTCTCCTCCGACTATGATTTGATCCGCTCACTTCCACCAACAGCCCTCGGCGTGACTTGTTTCTCTTTGCCTCGTCAGTCCTGCTCTGGCTCACCTGCCGGAGTCCCGGCTGCCCAAGGAGGAGGCGGTGCGGCTCCTGCGACTGGAGATGCAGCGCTGCCTGGGATGCTTGAAGGGGAAGCGGCAGAAGATCAGTCGGCTGCaggagcagctccagcagcttcagACCCGACTCGACGAGCAGCAGATCCAGTTGGACGAAGCCAGACTCAACAATTCAGTGAGGAATAGCTTAAAATCCTTGATCCAGATTTAACTGTTTAATTTCTGGTTGatagaataaaaaacatttaaaaaagcatGTTATAAGCAGAGGCAAGTGTATAAATACAGAGTAAATGATTTCAAAGCTGAAATGCAGCGTTGTGattgatctttttttaaatatttattgtatCTCCACAGAGCAAAGAGATGAGCCAGAAACATTTGGATTTGACTGTCGACTCTCATAAAGAGCTGAAGAGACTCCAGGAGGACAAACAACACTTACAGGAACAAGCAGAGGTTAGTTATcatttattgtcttttattttattgattttattattttgggtGTATTATCAgacctgtttttcttttttgtcgtTTTCATTTCAACCTACAGTTGTTAGAGAAGAAGAACAAGGAGCTGAAACAGAACGAGGAGAAGCTGAGGTCGGCCAATTCTGAGCTGTGCAGCAAGATGAGAGAGATGATCCAGGAGCTGGACCAGGAAAAGCAGGAAGCAGCTCAGAGGTAACGGCACCGAGCCGGAGACGCTTGCTGCTTCCTCCACTTCATGTCAAGTTGTCTGACCTGAATATTTgacggcttttttttttttttagatctgaGCGAATTAATCAGCAGTACAGAGACGATGTGGTGAAGCGAGTCAGAACAGAACTGGCGCTGGAACACGACGCTCAGGTCCAGCAGCTGACTGCACTGCACCAgcagcaggtccagcagctgACGTAAGAGCTTCCTTCTTATTGCAGACAGACAACGCTCTGTGACTCATTTACGATGCTCTTTACTTCCTTCACAGAAACCAGTTGTCGGAAATCAGCGATAAGATGTTGGCTGTGCAGGAGTGTTACATATCTGTCTGCAAGGAGAAGAGCTTGCTTGAAGAAAAGGTCTCCAGAGAGACGGAGGAGGCAGCGATGGATGGAGGGAGCAGTACAGCGGCGGAGAGGTTGAGGAGCGAACTTGAGGCACAACATCAAGCTGCCATCAAGCAGCTCAGAGCAGTCTGGTCTACGGAGAAAGAGACTGAACTCCAGCATCAAGTGACGTCTCGTGTAGCTTCAGTCGAAGATCAATGGAAGGAGAAACTGATGGAGGTTTGActtcttaaaaaagaaaagtctggtCTCATCATTTTTACGCTGCTTCATCTCCACATTTCACTGTTGTCTTGTTTCTCTCTCCACATCTTTCCAGACTGAAAAAACGTGGGCCCAGAGGGTGGAGGAAGCTAAGAAAGAGAGACAAAGAGAGACGGTTGAGGCGACTTGTCAAATAGACGAGACCGAAGCCGGCAGAAGGAGCATCTCTGCGGAAGAGCTGGAGTCCAGGCTCTCTGCCCAGAAACAGCAGCTGCAACTGGAAGCTGACAAAGTGCGAAGCAAAGCTGTGGAGGAGGCCAGGAAACTGCTCCAGCGGGAGTTACAGGAGAAGCACCTGGAGGACATGGGCAGGCAGGTCGGCAAAGTCTCAATCCTCCGTACAGCtacaatgactgcgtttacatgcactcaataacccttttaaaacccgaatattggcaataacccgaatttgcacggtcatgtaaacaccaataacccctttgaataacccgaatatgacccctgggttactccttttaaaacccgaatattcggtcatgtaaacgcctaacgggacatccccatcaaacggaacatgaatttgttttctgcgcatgttcttttctcaaggaatcttggtcttttgagtccaggaagttcttataaacatggagaaacgcaagaccaggccacacttttggagtgaggaggagactaatcacttcataaatgtaatgaaggatattgaacattttgttatttgtagacggtagaaagtaccgggatagtgagatttacaagaaggtgagcgaaaagttgcgcgaatcagcatttgttttgaatttggatacaggaagaaaaagcggaaatgacgctaattgcgtcatgatgttctccgcgcgtcgctggtttgatcgatatcccaaatgattaattaccatgtatacagggataaccctgtttgctcacgcatgtaaacggaatattccgaatgtttcagtaacaggaatattagcaataacctgaattttgactgcatataAACTTAGTCATTATCTCCATTTACGTTCTCTTTAACAGTCTTTTACCCATATGGATAAATATAAAAGCTTGTCTCCCAATACACTTTCATACCTCCGTAATGAATCCAGAGTCTTTGTCCAGATCGTTACGATGATCTACTAAGCAGTGGACATCAATGTTGTGGTATTTCAGGTGGAAGGTGCGGTGACCCGGGCCTATAATCGCTGGGTGGAGGATCTGTCTTCGCTACCAGAGTACCAAAGCTCTCTCCAAACAGAAAGGGAGAAGTGGGAAGAGTTGCAAGAAGAGCTCGTACAACAACGGGTGcggcactttaaaacaaaaagatgAGTCAACGTGTTGTATTATCTGATTATGAACCCTCATGTAAATATTTCAGGTGTCGCGGGCCCTCGAGGAGGCGGAGGAGCAATGGGACAAGAAGCACAACAGACAACTCAGAGAGCGCAGCTCTGGAGCTCCGGGAGTGGAGGAGCTTCAGGAGGAGCTGGTCGCTCTCAAGAGCCAGTCAGAGCGAGCATCCAAGGAGCAGGCCGCCCTGCTGAAGGCCGAGCTGACTGCAGCCAGAGCTGCCTGGAATAGAGAGAAGCAGCAGGAGATCTCCGTGCTCCAGGTCCGGAGAGAGCAGGCGCACCAGTCCAAGCTGCAAGAGCAGAGGAAAGAGCTGGAGCAGGCGGTGCAGCAGGCCAGAGACGACGCCGCCCTCCAGAGGACGGAGCTGCTCCTGCAGGTGGAGGCGCGAGAGGAAGAGTGGAGACGCCAGCACGCAGAGAGGGAGCCGGCCCAGAGCCGGCAGCTGAGAGATGGATTTGTAGCAGAGCTTCGGTCAGCGCTGGCAGACGTCCACGCTCAGCTTCTCAGGGCTCCTGAAAACGGCAGAAGAGCCAGCGGCTCCACATCAGAGGCTACAGTTACTCACATCATCCACAACTCGTGCAGAGATCTGGTGAGCAGAGCTGTAGCAGAGGCCAGCAGGGACTGGGAGGAGGTGAGCTGCTCTGGAAAGGTGAACTCTGGGATGTGAGGAAAATAAGTTCCTGGTAAGATTCTAAACATCTAAGTTTATTTACACCCCCACAGATGAGTCAAGAGAAGCTACGCCGTGTCTTAAAAGAAACTGTAGAACAGCACGAGAAAGAAATCAACAAAATGCAAAGTAAGCGTGTCCTCAACTCTTCAACGCTGCATTGTTCATGTCATGAAACTAGAACGGGGTCAATCCCAgttaaacactgcaaaaacccaaaatcttaacaagaatatttgtcttatttctagttaaaatgtctcatttttggtaaaaaaaaatctcattacacctaaaacaagACCCATCActggaaacaacaacaattttcacctgtttcaagtagattttcacttaaaataagtagaaaaatctgccagtggaacaagatttttttgcttgtaatgagaagataaatcttgtcccactggcagatttttctacttatttcaagtgaaaatttacttgaaacaggtgaaaattgtcaaataacaagttattttttctggtaatgactcttgttttaagtgt includes the following:
- the cep152 gene encoding centrosomal protein of 152 kDa isoform X3 — its product is MQQWQLHQLLTDLPDDMLEDSRDSSSPELECSTCSNKNTGSSPQSKWTNQWPDHGGPTSHAQNYEEDYDQGIHHEYVPEDGDAGPQAQPRPHTWDRDQFVRDGYTGTGKCVETSDFSADFDSEPYPESAAHHTGHDGDGGYEREQRNGGQDTRNAFQNLHSGPQDRGVNPYQAHYHPHHPAPLPQAFSSQAGQQTDPFEHLQREFLDSAQQTADKERLAQLQILNKAQQRQIEDLERKLEDSRRNMRYLEHQFAIVKDEKDGLALSLKESSQLIEEAKEREVQMQNKLKAMEQQVQTLCQRDQENMKKQRVADAAVDAMKQQMLELRRSDILSRAREQHDRDLAVIKEQHDAALLGLQQKLDATSQSLSEQIGVGEKLREHVKLLEHQREEEQLERARIVNALSQRLEETQQQCAKMLHTNSAQAMAEMEIKLQQTQSARALGESMNSVLQEDMADLKEQITLYESAVKNGVIALDHSSDWENHLSDSCVDLGLKTHRKNGRLQSPALAHLPESRLPKEEAVRLLRLEMQRCLGCLKGKRQKISRLQEQLQQLQTRLDEQQIQLDEARLNNSSKEMSQKHLDLTVDSHKELKRLQEDKQHLQEQAELLEKKNKELKQNEEKLRSANSELCSKMREMIQELDQEKQEAAQRSERINQQYRDDVVKRVRTELALEHDAQVQQLTALHQQQVQQLTNQLSEISDKMLAVQECYISVCKEKSLLEEKVSRETEEAAMDGGSSTAAERLRSELEAQHQAAIKQLRAVWSTEKETELQHQVTSRVASVEDQWKEKLMETEKTWAQRVEEAKKERQRETVEATCQIDETEAGRRSISAEELESRLSAQKQQLQLEADKVRSKAVEEARKLLQRELQEKHLEDMGRQVEGAVTRAYNRWVEDLSSLPEYQSSLQTEREKWEELQEELVQQRVSRALEEAEEQWDKKHNRQLRERSSGAPGVEELQEELVALKSQSERASKEQAALLKAELTAARAAWNREKQQEISVLQVRREQAHQSKLQEQRKELEQAVQQARDDAALQRTELLLQVEAREEEWRRQHAEREPAQSRQLRDGFVAELRSALADVHAQLLRAPENGRRASGSTSEATVTHIIHNSCRDLVSRAVAEASRDWEEMSQEKLRRVLKETVEQHEKEINKMQSSSSQRTEPSRCRKECTVTVSKLQKKNQDLQRHLEKACRQLQHSIREHKTTMQHLKDEHESSLRKAEEQHLQQLEEVKRTKETSSCEQQKLRQGLEEMKQQYLTTVENIRGDMLRYLQESRERAAETIRMEVQRERQDTARKMRRYYLTCLQELLEDGGKITGAEKKIMNAASKLAAMAKVLETPFKSKSGKSCASRSCPTTVSTAATGGPPGGDAAVRRVLSALTGPPGSRPGETSADSRQKPAVAVGTKPLSHRDSPASQEILGESSHIPTPPHKPSLHASQPHRDLISVSGTGNRKELHLRGRDPSRAGGKALVVQEAPVRDQNRPDWTTSSCDSDTGQRRVEPARPFSVSAGEFGSLVTDGSDPTAHNQVPMKWAQTGSFPGAHREPTPGSECESRQRVCPRPLFSELRQRQQDSGFDSPFLQQK
- the cep152 gene encoding centrosomal protein of 152 kDa isoform X2; this encodes MGPLVVEAVEDLRTIQRSLWELHQLLTDLPDDMLEDSRDSSSPELECSTCSNKNTGSSPQSKWTNQWPDHGGPTSHAQNYEEDYDQGIHHEYVPEDGDAGPQAQPRPHTWDRDQFVRDGYTGTGKCVETSDFSADFDSEPYPESAAHHTGHDGDGGYEREQRNGGQDTRNAFQNLHSGPQDRGVNPYQAHYHPHHPAPLPQAFSSQAGQQTDPFEHLQREFLDSAQQTADKERLAQLQILNKAQQRQIEDLERKLEDSRRNMRYLEHQFAIVKDEKDGLALSLKESSQLIEEAKEREVQMQNKLKAMEQQVQTLCQRDQENMKKQRVADAAVDAMKQQMLELRRSDILSRAREQHDRDLAVIKEQHDAALLGLQQKLDATSQSLSEQIGVGEKLREHVKLLEHQREEEQLERARIVNALSQRLEETQQQCAKMLHTNSAQAMAEMEIKLQQTQSARALGESMNSVLQEDMADLKEQITLYESAVKNGVIALDHSSDWENHLSDSCVDLGLKTHRKNGRLQSPALAHLPESRLPKEEAVRLLRLEMQRCLGCLKGKRQKISRLQEQLQQLQTRLDEQQIQLDEARLNNSSKEMSQKHLDLTVDSHKELKRLQEDKQHLQEQAELLEKKNKELKQNEEKLRSANSELCSKMREMIQELDQEKQEAAQRSERINQQYRDDVVKRVRTELALEHDAQVQQLTALHQQQVQQLTNQLSEISDKMLAVQECYISVCKEKSLLEEKVSRETEEAAMDGGSSTAAERLRSELEAQHQAAIKQLRAVWSTEKETELQHQVTSRVASVEDQWKEKLMETEKTWAQRVEEAKKERQRETVEATCQIDETEAGRRSISAEELESRLSAQKQQLQLEADKVRSKAVEEARKLLQRELQEKHLEDMGRQVEGAVTRAYNRWVEDLSSLPEYQSSLQTEREKWEELQEELVQQRVSRALEEAEEQWDKKHNRQLRERSSGAPGVEELQEELVALKSQSERASKEQAALLKAELTAARAAWNREKQQEISVLQVRREQAHQSKLQEQRKELEQAVQQARDDAALQRTELLLQVEAREEEWRRQHAEREPAQSRQLRDGFVAELRSALADVHAQLLRAPENGRRASGSTSEATVTHIIHNSCRDLVSRAVAEASRDWEEMSQEKLRRVLKETVEQHEKEINKMQSSSSQRTEPSRCRKECTVTVSKLQKKNQDLQRHLEKACRQLQHSIREHKTTMQHLKDEHESSLRKAEEQHLQQLEEVKRTKETSSCEQQKLRQGLEEMKQQYLTTVENIRGDMLRYLQESRERAAETIRMEVQRERQDTARKMRRYYLTCLQELLEDGGKITGAEKKIMNAASKLAAMAKVLETPFKSKSGKSCASRSCPTTVSTAATGGPPGGDAAVRRVLSALTGPPGSRPGETSADSRQKPAVAVGTKPLSHRDSPASQEILGESSHIPTPPHKPSLHASQPHRDLISVSGTGNRKELHLRGRDPSRAGGKALVVQEAPVRDQNRPDWTTSSCDSDTGQRRVEPARPFSVSAGEFGSLVTDGSDPTAHNQVPMKWAQTGSFPGAHREPTPGSECESRQRVCPRPLFSELRQRQQDSGFDSPFLQQK
- the cep152 gene encoding centrosomal protein of 152 kDa isoform X1, with the translated sequence MSIDFDAAALQTQQDEEEYDQEDYAREQELHQLLTDLPDDMLEDSRDSSSPELECSTCSNKNTGSSPQSKWTNQWPDHGGPTSHAQNYEEDYDQGIHHEYVPEDGDAGPQAQPRPHTWDRDQFVRDGYTGTGKCVETSDFSADFDSEPYPESAAHHTGHDGDGGYEREQRNGGQDTRNAFQNLHSGPQDRGVNPYQAHYHPHHPAPLPQAFSSQAGQQTDPFEHLQREFLDSAQQTADKERLAQLQILNKAQQRQIEDLERKLEDSRRNMRYLEHQFAIVKDEKDGLALSLKESSQLIEEAKEREVQMQNKLKAMEQQVQTLCQRDQENMKKQRVADAAVDAMKQQMLELRRSDILSRAREQHDRDLAVIKEQHDAALLGLQQKLDATSQSLSEQIGVGEKLREHVKLLEHQREEEQLERARIVNALSQRLEETQQQCAKMLHTNSAQAMAEMEIKLQQTQSARALGESMNSVLQEDMADLKEQITLYESAVKNGVIALDHSSDWENHLSDSCVDLGLKTHRKNGRLQSPALAHLPESRLPKEEAVRLLRLEMQRCLGCLKGKRQKISRLQEQLQQLQTRLDEQQIQLDEARLNNSSKEMSQKHLDLTVDSHKELKRLQEDKQHLQEQAELLEKKNKELKQNEEKLRSANSELCSKMREMIQELDQEKQEAAQRSERINQQYRDDVVKRVRTELALEHDAQVQQLTALHQQQVQQLTNQLSEISDKMLAVQECYISVCKEKSLLEEKVSRETEEAAMDGGSSTAAERLRSELEAQHQAAIKQLRAVWSTEKETELQHQVTSRVASVEDQWKEKLMETEKTWAQRVEEAKKERQRETVEATCQIDETEAGRRSISAEELESRLSAQKQQLQLEADKVRSKAVEEARKLLQRELQEKHLEDMGRQVEGAVTRAYNRWVEDLSSLPEYQSSLQTEREKWEELQEELVQQRVSRALEEAEEQWDKKHNRQLRERSSGAPGVEELQEELVALKSQSERASKEQAALLKAELTAARAAWNREKQQEISVLQVRREQAHQSKLQEQRKELEQAVQQARDDAALQRTELLLQVEAREEEWRRQHAEREPAQSRQLRDGFVAELRSALADVHAQLLRAPENGRRASGSTSEATVTHIIHNSCRDLVSRAVAEASRDWEEMSQEKLRRVLKETVEQHEKEINKMQSSSSQRTEPSRCRKECTVTVSKLQKKNQDLQRHLEKACRQLQHSIREHKTTMQHLKDEHESSLRKAEEQHLQQLEEVKRTKETSSCEQQKLRQGLEEMKQQYLTTVENIRGDMLRYLQESRERAAETIRMEVQRERQDTARKMRRYYLTCLQELLEDGGKITGAEKKIMNAASKLAAMAKVLETPFKSKSGKSCASRSCPTTVSTAATGGPPGGDAAVRRVLSALTGPPGSRPGETSADSRQKPAVAVGTKPLSHRDSPASQEILGESSHIPTPPHKPSLHASQPHRDLISVSGTGNRKELHLRGRDPSRAGGKALVVQEAPVRDQNRPDWTTSSCDSDTGQRRVEPARPFSVSAGEFGSLVTDGSDPTAHNQVPMKWAQTGSFPGAHREPTPGSECESRQRVCPRPLFSELRQRQQDSGFDSPFLQQK